The genomic stretch gccacCTCAGCATATGTGCTCAATAGGTGTCCCACCAAAAAGTCGAAGGAAATTGTTCCTTTAGAGAAGTGGAttggagataagcaaagtgtgatccatctgaaggtgtttagttttgtttgttataaacatgttccagatgctaagagaaggaagttggatgACAAAAGCATAATTATGTTGCTTGTAGGATACCATAGTAAAAGTGCTTATAAGCTCTATTTTTCTATCACTAACAAGGTTGAATTTAACAGAAATGtcattgtgaaggaatcagaagcGTGGATTGGAGTAAATCTCAATCCAACTCTGATGAGTTAACTTTTGAAGATACTTCATAGTCTAAAGGTTATGAAGATGAGTCAGAATCAAAAGATGATTCTGAAGGTGACTCTGAAGGTGGGTCTGACTCTGAAGGCAagtctgactctgaaggtgaatctgattctAATCTAAATTTTGATGGTGATTTAGAATCTGGTGGAAATCTAGACGATGGGAATATTCCATACTCTGTAGGTGGTCATACCTCTGAAGGTGGTGCTTTTAGGGTTCCGACATCTGATATTGTTCTAGCATCTAAAGAAGATTTTGAACAAGTTcagaggccacaaagaatcagaaacattcCTATAAGATTTGCATAGTTTGACTTGTTGCAAGATACTAAAGTAGACTCTAAAGGAGAAGtcattcagtgtgccatgttagtagactctgaaccaaTAAGTACTGAAGAAGCGCTCAACAAGAAAGTGTTACTGAAGGCCATGCAAGAAGAAAttgaggctatagaaagaaacaagaaTTGTAAGTTGACTGAGCTTCTAAAGGACAAGAAAGCCATCAGTGTCAGATGGATTTTCAAGGTGAAACTGAAGCCAGATGGATCAATTAGCAAACACAAAGCTAGGTTAGTGGTGATAGGTTTTCTACAGAAACTTGGGTTAGACTACCTTGAGGTGTTTGCTCCTGTAGCAAGACATGAGACAATCAAATTGGTTATTGCGATAGTTGCTAACAtgaattggcctctgatgcatttagatgttAAATATGtatttctgaacggtccattacAAGAAGAGGTATACatgtcacaacctcctggatttgtgaaatataatcaggaagggatggtgtacaatTTATATAAAGTGTTGTATGGACCAAAACAAGCTCATAGAACTTGGAATCTgaaaaattgattcatttttcaagcttaAAGGATTCAAAGAGTGTGAGATTGAATATGACATTTATattcagcatacttctgaaggcaaTATGATTCTGGTATGTCTGTATGTTGATGTCATATTGCTAACATGAAGTTATGAACATGAGATAATTAGGTTTAAGAAGGTGCTGATGAATGAGTTTGGGACAACTGATATAGAAAATATGACATATTTTCTAGGGATGAATATTATGTACTCTAAGAAGGTTATCATTTTGCATCagctgaagtatgaacttgagcttctcAAGAGATTTGACCTGCTGAGTTATAAGGTTGCGGTCACACCTGtagaaacaaataacaaattgGATTATGATCCTGAAGATGATGATGTAAATGCTACAACTTTCAAGCAGTTGGTTGACTCTCTGAGGTATTTATGTAATACCATACCTGATATTTgttatgcagttggaatggttagtaggttcatgagtaatACCAGACTCTATGAGGTATTTGTGTCATTAGCAAGTTAttgtcaggattctgaggtatattaaggggactctgaagtatggagttttgttcccttaTGATAAAAAGACTAATTCAAAGTTGATGTATTACTCATACTCTGATTAGTGTGGAGACAAAGTTGAAAGAAGAAATACTTCTGGATATTTGTTTAAGTATCTGAGAAGTCCTATTTCTTagtgttccaagaagcaaccaagTGTTGCTTTGTCAACCTATGAAGTTGAATATATTGCAGATGATATGGCTGCATGTCAAGTTGTCTGATTCCTAAATTTAatgcaggatctgaagatcaaggtaaacaaacctctgaagctgatgataGATAACGAGTTTGCAATCAATCTTGCAAAGAACCCAGTGCTACTTGGGAGAAGCAAGCATAATGAGActaagtatcattttctgagaaGTCGGGTTCATAATGGAGTGTTAAAAATTATGCACTGTAGCACCTAGAAGTATAGAACTGATTAATTTCTCCACTTGAGGGATACAAATTAGTGTTATTAATTTTGATTAGTTAAATCCtgaattaagggatggtgttGAAAGGTAATTCAGTATTTTAGTATTTTTGCATATGTGACATTATTGTGTGTATATAAGTGAGTAGTATGCTTAGCTATTAAATATTGTAACACGTTGTACCGAAAAATAGTGGAGTAACCATTCTATATGTGACCCTTAGTGGAATAGTAGTGAAAGTTTACTAGAGTTTGTTATTCTCTCTCTTCCTTCGTCTTCATCTTATTCACCTTGTGCATCAAAGTATTCATCATGTTCCAATACGATCAACCAATTCAAACTAAAACTAATACACATTCcatcaaaaatgaaaaatattatGTTGATGTCATTTTAGTGTccaacaaaatatatatatatatatatatatatatatatatatatatatatatatatagacacACACGCGCGGTGGAAGTAAGAAGGGTTTATTTATGGTATTAAGTAAATACCACTCATTAAAATAAAACCACATAAAAAGCTTGGTTTAACTTTTGtcattaataataataataataatataataataataataataataataaaataataataataatatattatattattattattattattatattattattattataatattattattattattattattattattttattattatattattattattattattattatattattattattatattattattttattttattattattattatatatattattattatattattattattatagtattattatattattattattattattattatattattattattattatattatttattattattatattatattattattattattattattattattattattattatattatattttattattattattagtctattattattattattattatattattatattattatattattattattattattagattattattattcttattattattagtattattattattatttattattattattatatattattatttattattattattattattattattattatgattattatttattatattattattattatatattattattattagtattattatttattattattattatattattatattattttattattttatattattatgtatgtattctattattattattattattagtattattattattttattatattattattattattattattcttattattattattattattatattattattattattattattattatattattattagtatatttatattatgtattattattatttatattattattattattattattattattattatattattattattattagtagtattatattattattattatattatattattattatattattattatcttatttattattattattagatattattattattattattattattatgagtattattattattattattttgagtatattatattatatattattattattattcttattatattaattattattattattcttctattattattaattattagtattattattatttattattattattattattatattattagtattatattattattattatgatatTATTATTCTATATtatctattattattattatatattattattattattattattattattctatattattatattattattattatttattattattatattattattattttattattatattattattattattcttattattattattattattattatttattattattattatattattattattattagttattattatattattattattattattattattattattattattattatttattattattattattctattattattattattattattatttattattattttcttattattattattattattattattattattattattattatattatattatgAAGTATGCTGAAATACTAGGCCCATCGTCATTTTGGTCATAGTGTTTGGAAGGTGTCGCAATTCCGGTAGCTGTACCCATCAATTCATACTTCTGTTCTCTGTTGTCTTTTTTTCTGTATTGCAAAACATTGGATGCTTacatatttctttttttttctcctttctaaAACGTGGAAGAACAAATATATTTGTATGCATCCTATTTATACTtcataataaaattttaatattCTCTCTTTTTGTATTTCTCACATCCATAATATTAAAATATACATCACTTTAAAGAAATGTGAACAATCTTTATCGTTTCATATACCCTATTTCTTGCCAAGTCTCCAACGTTGAAGATGAGAGAGTTTTTTCTGACCTTGAGTACCCCTCTtgcatattaatattaattattattaaagTACGTTGaaaataatcaaataaattaTTCATGTATTGTTATGTCTTTCCTTTCATTTGACTTATGCAATGTACctttctctctctcacacactcacatgaaaaaaataaaataataatattatcATTTTAAACTTTTTTTCAAAATCCAGGTCTCTTATTTATAAAGGCATTGCCACTATCCACCAAATTAAATTTCATCTAGAAAGTGAGAGTCTGGATCATCAAACTTTTCttgagagagaaagaaagaaagaagaaaatGGGAAGAGCTCCATGTTGTGACAAAACAAGTGTGAAGAGAGGTCCATGGTCACCAGAAGAAGACTCAAAACTAAAAGACTACATAGAGAAACATGGAACTGGTGGGAATTGGATTTCTCTTCCTCATAAAGCTGGTAAGATAAATTCATGAAAAATGCTTAAATTTGTAttattgtatattttttttatttttttatttttttatttcttgtTAGGTTTGAAGAGATGTGGAAAGAGTTGCAGATTGAGATGGCTTAACTATCTTAGGCCAAACATTAAGCATGGAGATTTTTCTGATGAGGAAGACAGAATAATTTGCAGTCTCTATGTTAATATTGGAAGCAGGTACAATTTTTTTACTACTACCTTTTTAGTGCAAATTGCAAAGTACAATTTTTTCAACCCTTTTTGTTCTCTTCTGACCAATCTAATCTCATTTTCATAATAATTATCTATATAACTTTATCTTTCTCCTTTATATCCTCCTTAATTATTATAAACTACATGCTGCAAGTACTAAAACTCCAATAATGTCTTACCTTAAGAAgtaaaatagaaaataaattataataactaaaaggaaaataattatttagaaaatgaaattTATAACCCTAATTGTTTCCTCGAAAGTCTCAGGTTAGAATTCTGCTTGGATAAACAATTTATATGTTTGGTCGGATCATTTAGAGTTTTGCTCTAATTTTAAATGGGATTCCGCAGATAGATATTATGATTGGTTTTCTTGGATTAGTCGGTCTAATAATCGGAGATCAAGTTTTGaaaggaaaaaaaatgaaatttgtTTGTGTGGTGAGTGGAAACCTAGTTAGCTTCCATGACTAAGAACATGTTTGATATTGATTTGTAGGTGGTCAATCATAGCTGCACAATTGCCAGGTAGGACAGACAATGATATCAAGAACTATTGGAACACAAAGTTGAAGAAAAAACTCATGGCTTTGCATCTTCCTAGGAAACCTTCATTTCCACCTTCATCTTCTTTCTTTGACTACTTTACTCAAACTCCAACAACATCCTTCACTAATCTTCAAACCATTTCACTTCCTTCAAATAACTACTATCCAAACACAAGTTTCAACCCTTTTTACCAAAACCAAGATTCCATGAATCCTCACATCATGCAATATAATAATAACTACCCTATTATCAAAGACAACAACATGTTTATGTTTGGAAGTGAAGGAAGTTGTAGTTCATCGGATGGAAGTTGCAAGGAAATCAAGCAAGAAGAAATTGGTTATCATCATCACATGTCTAGTACTACAGGCTTTGATGACTTCAACAATAATAGTAATAACTTTATGATAAATTGTAACAACAACAATGAAAGTGTTGTTGGTGGTGGTGAAAATATGAACCAATACGAAGAAAAATCAAATGGAGTTGGATATAGTTACAATAATATTAGTCAAAGTCAAACATTAACTCCATTACTAGGTTATGGTCTTGAAGATATTAAGCATTTGATtagtagcaacaacaacatcaacaaagATTTTAATGTTGATGAAATTCATAAGAGTGAAGAGAATGGTATGTACTATTACCATTACTAGAGTCTAGAAGTGAAATAAGATATTTTAGAGTcatgtgtttttatttttaatttttaattaattttatgaAATTATGAAGGAATATTTGTTGTGATGATTAGTTTTTATGTTTTGTGCATATCTTGTAATGATTATAAACAATGATGTTACAGTTTTTGTAAGTATATTTTCCGTGCAAGTT from Lathyrus oleraceus cultivar Zhongwan6 chromosome 7, CAAS_Psat_ZW6_1.0, whole genome shotgun sequence encodes the following:
- the LOC127107413 gene encoding transcription factor RAX2; amino-acid sequence: MGRAPCCDKTSVKRGPWSPEEDSKLKDYIEKHGTGGNWISLPHKAGLKRCGKSCRLRWLNYLRPNIKHGDFSDEEDRIICSLYVNIGSRWSIIAAQLPGRTDNDIKNYWNTKLKKKLMALHLPRKPSFPPSSSFFDYFTQTPTTSFTNLQTISLPSNNYYPNTSFNPFYQNQDSMNPHIMQYNNNYPIIKDNNMFMFGSEGSCSSSDGSCKEIKQEEIGYHHHMSSTTGFDDFNNNSNNFMINCNNNNESVVGGGENMNQYEEKSNGVGYSYNNISQSQTLTPLLGYGLEDIKHLISSNNNINKDFNVDEIHKSEENGMYYYHY